A region of Prochlorococcus marinus subsp. pastoris str. CCMP1986 DNA encodes the following proteins:
- a CDS encoding ATP-dependent Clp protease proteolytic subunit, whose translation MTVSAPYYGENTAMRTPPPDLPSLLLKERIVYLGLPLFSDDDAKRQLGMDVTELIIAQLLYLEFDDPDKPIYFYINSTGTSWYTGDAVGFETEAFAICDTINYIKPPIHTICIGQAMGTAAVILSSGTKGHRAALPHASIVLHQPISGARGQATDIQIRAEEVLKNKKSMLEILSRNTGKSIEELSKDSDRMSYLNPQEALDYGVIDRILTSQKDLPNNI comes from the coding sequence ATGACTGTATCTGCTCCTTATTACGGCGAGAATACCGCTATGAGGACTCCGCCACCAGATTTACCTTCTCTTCTGCTAAAGGAGAGAATTGTATACCTAGGATTACCGTTATTTTCAGACGATGACGCTAAAAGACAATTAGGAATGGATGTTACCGAGCTAATTATTGCTCAACTCCTATATTTAGAATTTGATGATCCAGACAAACCTATTTATTTTTATATAAATTCAACAGGCACTAGCTGGTATACCGGAGATGCGGTTGGTTTTGAAACAGAAGCTTTTGCTATTTGCGATACCATCAACTACATTAAACCTCCTATTCATACAATTTGTATTGGACAAGCAATGGGAACAGCGGCAGTTATATTGTCTTCAGGGACTAAAGGGCATAGAGCAGCTCTTCCTCATGCTTCTATTGTTCTTCATCAACCAATTAGCGGAGCTAGAGGGCAAGCAACTGATATCCAAATAAGGGCAGAAGAGGTGTTAAAAAATAAAAAATCAATGCTGGAGATCTTATCACGCAACACCGGTAAAAGTATTGAAGAGCTTTCGAAAGATTCTGACAGGATGAGTTATCTTAACCCTCAAGAAGCTTTAGATTATGGAGTGATAGATAGGATACTCACAAGTCAAAAAGATTTACCTAATAACATTTAA
- a CDS encoding DUF3086 domain-containing protein — protein MTNTKVSNNNPDKESIINKSITKAKDNEIIKNKTIQNKKVNSVSKEPNKSVDDISNELFSELISKKISLVQEIKDLETKKNELEKDIESNFKGQSDNIAKRVKGFQEYLTGSLQNLSQNVEKLELVSQPIVVKPSPLDEKKEASNKNELLTVPALSETFKPDEQLIRSCFSNFIEQPDFYSEPWKLRRSLDSSDIEVMDDWFFNMGGRGSLESRGSRQKNALLSAGFIAILGELYGDQFQTLILASQPERLGEWRRVLQDSLGLTRDDFGPNSGIVLFERPEGVIERADRLEANEELPFIIVDAAETSVEIPILQFPLWLAFAGSNDEIYDDLELN, from the coding sequence ATGACTAATACAAAAGTTTCTAATAATAATCCTGATAAGGAATCAATAATCAATAAATCAATTACAAAAGCAAAAGATAATGAAATAATCAAAAATAAAACAATTCAAAATAAAAAGGTAAATTCTGTAAGTAAAGAACCTAATAAATCTGTAGATGATATTTCAAATGAACTATTTAGCGAACTTATTTCAAAAAAAATCTCTTTAGTTCAAGAGATAAAAGATTTAGAAACAAAAAAAAATGAATTAGAAAAAGATATTGAATCAAATTTCAAGGGTCAATCAGATAATATCGCAAAAAGAGTAAAGGGATTCCAAGAATATTTAACGGGCTCTTTACAGAACCTTTCACAAAATGTAGAAAAACTAGAATTAGTTTCGCAACCAATAGTTGTTAAGCCTTCTCCTCTTGATGAGAAAAAAGAGGCTTCAAACAAAAATGAATTGCTTACTGTTCCTGCCTTATCTGAAACATTTAAACCAGATGAACAACTCATTAGAAGTTGTTTCTCAAATTTCATAGAACAGCCTGATTTTTATTCAGAACCGTGGAAATTAAGACGAAGCCTTGATTCATCAGATATTGAAGTCATGGATGATTGGTTCTTTAATATGGGTGGAAGGGGATCCCTAGAGAGCAGGGGTTCGAGGCAAAAAAATGCTTTATTATCTGCTGGGTTCATAGCTATTCTTGGTGAATTGTATGGAGACCAGTTTCAAACTCTAATATTGGCTTCTCAGCCTGAAAGATTAGGAGAGTGGAGGAGAGTTTTACAAGATTCCTTAGGTCTTACAAGAGATGATTTTGGACCCAATAGCGGCATTGTTCTTTTTGAAAGACCAGAAGGCGTTATAGAAAGAGCTGACAGATTAGAGGCTAATGAAGAATTGCCATTTATTATTGTGGATGCAGCGGAAACATCTGTAGAAATACCAATTCTTCAATTTCCATTATGGCTTGCCTTCGCAGGCTCAAATGATGAAATTTATGATGATCTTGAACTAAATTAA
- a CDS encoding glycogen debranching protein, with translation MNDIKVGKPLPLGSSITSGGVNFSLIATNAEYIEILLFEKEDSVAPKTIFKLDHSHKTGSYWHAEINNLKEGSIYAFRVKQNDNGLNKNYSKTVLIDPCSRGITGWSNYKRKNALNNIDNMDCCLKSVVCDRKSFNFKDFPRPKHSWKETIIYELHIKAFTQSSNEEESCFKKFLKKIPYLKKLGITSIELLPVFCFDPNDAPNGLENFWGYSPINWFTPHFQYLSNNTAKGNREEFRKFVEECHKANIEVILDVVYNHTSEGDYQGPAISWKGIDDNLYYFIDKDKNYQDVSGCGNTIAANRGLVRKLILESLKCWVNELGVDGFRFDLGIALSRGEDLIPLDNPPIFDDIECDPELADIKFISEPWDCGGLYKLNDFPSKKTFTWNGHFRDDLRRFWKGDKDTAWNMSDKIKGSPSHYKENNFLPKSINFITSHDGFTLKDLVTFNKKHNFANKEQNRDGDNHNNSWNHGVEGPTSDLSIKKLRKRQQKNLLLSLFISRGVPMLLMGDEIGRSQGGNNNSWCQNNSLGWMNWDENQQDLELLNYLKYLIKIRKKFINFFNPISSTNKKEIDNLANYYWHGPKLESPDWSSWSHTVALSINKGENNPLIWAGLNAYSKSIDFYLPKSKSKWLKIIDTNHSENTKPIPITDTFIKVDNRSSVLIISEEVFGTKNNII, from the coding sequence GTGAATGATATAAAGGTTGGAAAACCATTACCTCTGGGTAGTTCAATAACTTCAGGAGGTGTCAATTTCTCTCTAATAGCTACAAATGCAGAATATATAGAAATTTTATTATTCGAGAAAGAAGATTCAGTTGCTCCAAAAACAATCTTCAAGTTAGATCATAGTCATAAGACTGGTTCTTATTGGCATGCTGAAATAAATAATCTCAAAGAGGGTTCAATCTATGCCTTTAGAGTAAAACAGAATGATAATGGACTAAATAAAAATTATTCTAAAACTGTTCTCATAGATCCTTGCTCAAGAGGCATTACTGGATGGAGTAATTACAAAAGAAAAAATGCACTCAACAATATAGATAACATGGATTGTTGTCTTAAAAGTGTTGTTTGTGATAGAAAATCTTTTAATTTTAAAGATTTCCCTAGACCTAAACACTCATGGAAAGAAACTATTATTTATGAGTTACATATCAAAGCATTTACTCAATCCTCTAATGAAGAAGAAAGTTGTTTTAAAAAATTTTTAAAAAAAATTCCATATCTTAAAAAACTTGGCATAACAAGTATTGAATTACTTCCGGTATTTTGTTTTGACCCAAATGATGCTCCTAATGGATTAGAAAATTTCTGGGGATATAGTCCTATTAACTGGTTTACTCCACATTTTCAATATCTTTCTAATAATACCGCCAAAGGAAATAGAGAGGAATTTAGAAAATTTGTGGAAGAATGCCATAAAGCAAACATTGAAGTAATTTTAGATGTGGTTTATAACCATACCTCTGAAGGAGATTATCAAGGACCTGCCATATCTTGGAAAGGGATAGATGACAATCTTTATTATTTCATCGACAAAGATAAAAATTATCAAGATGTCTCTGGATGTGGGAACACTATAGCAGCAAATAGAGGATTAGTTAGAAAATTAATATTAGAGTCATTAAAATGCTGGGTAAATGAATTAGGCGTTGATGGTTTTAGATTTGATTTAGGTATTGCCTTGTCAAGAGGTGAAGATCTCATCCCTCTTGATAATCCACCAATTTTTGATGATATTGAATGTGATCCTGAACTTGCCGATATCAAATTTATCAGTGAGCCTTGGGATTGTGGAGGATTATATAAATTAAACGATTTCCCCTCTAAGAAAACGTTTACATGGAATGGGCATTTCAGAGATGACTTAAGAAGATTTTGGAAAGGGGATAAAGATACGGCTTGGAATATGAGTGACAAAATCAAAGGTAGTCCATCACATTACAAAGAAAATAATTTCTTACCAAAGTCTATAAATTTCATAACTTCACACGATGGATTTACACTAAAAGATTTAGTTACCTTTAACAAAAAACATAATTTCGCAAATAAAGAGCAAAATAGAGATGGGGATAACCACAACAATTCATGGAATCATGGAGTGGAAGGACCTACATCAGACTTATCTATTAAAAAATTAAGAAAGCGGCAACAAAAAAATTTACTTTTGAGTTTATTCATTTCAAGAGGAGTCCCTATGTTGCTAATGGGTGATGAAATAGGAAGATCTCAAGGCGGAAATAATAATTCTTGGTGCCAAAACAATTCTTTAGGTTGGATGAATTGGGATGAAAATCAACAAGATTTAGAACTATTAAATTATCTAAAGTATTTAATAAAAATAAGAAAAAAATTTATTAATTTTTTTAATCCTATTTCTTCAACAAATAAAAAAGAAATTGACAATTTAGCCAATTATTATTGGCATGGTCCAAAGTTAGAAAGTCCAGATTGGAGTAGTTGGTCACATACAGTTGCATTAAGCATCAATAAAGGTGAAAATAATCCTTTAATTTGGGCTGGCTTAAATGCATATTCAAAAAGCATTGATTTTTATTTACCAAAATCTAAAAGTAAATGGCTCAAAATTATTGATACTAATCATTCTGAAAATACTAAGCCTATCCCCATTACCGATACTTTTATTAAAGTAGATAATAGAAGCTCTGTGTTAATTATTTCAGAAGAAGTATTTGGAACAAAAAATAATATAATCTAA
- a CDS encoding MlaE family ABC transporter permease: protein MYYPKFFKRLVSSLIIGGQAINYIFRGKISKNDLFEQLMESGPGSLVIVLITGIAAGTVFNIQVASQLTSMGVSSEIGGLLAVGMAREMAPLLTATLMTGKVATAYAAQLGTMKVTEQIEAITMLRTEPIQYLVVPRLLSMIIMSPIQCLLFLSVALWSGQIWSTIFYNVPPIVFWTSVRSGNVSLTSSDLSSMIIKSVVFGLLISIIACGYGLTTKGGPKEVGTSTTGAVVMTLVTVSLMDVVLTQILFG, encoded by the coding sequence ATGTACTATCCTAAGTTTTTTAAAAGACTTGTAAGCAGCCTCATAATTGGAGGACAAGCAATTAACTATATCTTTAGAGGTAAAATTTCAAAAAACGATCTTTTTGAACAGCTTATGGAATCAGGTCCCGGAAGTTTAGTGATTGTTTTAATTACAGGCATTGCGGCAGGTACAGTTTTTAATATTCAGGTAGCTTCCCAACTAACAAGCATGGGGGTTTCAAGTGAAATAGGGGGCTTACTAGCTGTAGGGATGGCAAGAGAAATGGCTCCTCTTCTAACTGCTACTTTAATGACTGGCAAAGTCGCTACTGCATATGCAGCTCAACTCGGAACGATGAAAGTTACAGAACAAATAGAAGCTATAACAATGTTAAGAACTGAACCAATTCAATATTTAGTAGTTCCAAGATTACTCTCTATGATAATTATGTCACCAATACAATGTCTTTTATTTTTATCAGTTGCTTTATGGAGTGGGCAAATCTGGAGCACAATTTTTTATAACGTTCCTCCCATTGTTTTTTGGACCTCTGTTCGTTCTGGTAATGTAAGCTTAACTAGTTCAGACTTATCATCCATGATAATTAAATCCGTAGTTTTCGGATTACTAATATCAATTATTGCCTGTGGATATGGCCTTACTACTAAAGGAGGTCCAAAAGAAGTAGGAACAAGTACAACAGGTGCTGTGGTAATGACTCTTGTTACTGTATCTTTAATGGATGTAGTTCTAACACAAATATTATTTGGATAA
- a CDS encoding chlorophyll a/b-binding protein, which produces MKEEKPPLKNSDNSPTENLKEETNNTSSDNEYSKWVDNQGDEVKDVFGFNSSAELVNGRAAMIGFLMLLLTELVFKGRPVTSSIFGIN; this is translated from the coding sequence ATGAAAGAAGAAAAACCCCCATTAAAAAATTCGGATAATAGTCCTACTGAAAATCTAAAGGAAGAGACAAATAATACATCTTCTGATAATGAATATTCAAAATGGGTTGATAATCAAGGTGATGAAGTAAAAGATGTTTTTGGATTTAATAGTAGTGCCGAACTTGTTAATGGCAGAGCAGCTATGATCGGTTTTTTAATGCTCTTATTAACCGAATTAGTTTTTAAAGGAAGGCCTGTCACTTCCTCAATCTTTGGTATAAATTGA
- a CDS encoding MFS transporter: MLSYGLGDAGTGLAATQFGFFLFRFFICSAGLPVLIAGSLLMLIKIWDAINDPLIGWLSDRTKSRWGPRIPWMLIAAVPLGISLAAIWWIPTGPVINRTIYYTLISIIVMTAYTSINLPFAALSTEISEKTSIRTRLNAARFTGSIIAGLTGLIIAGVVLNSEGLANNEYFVMGKISGFIAVITTLLSCWGLAPYAKKARRPSAKAEPIKLQFKRIFNNKKFLKVISLYILLWCALQLMQTVALIYVEDVLNVPSEIANWVPIPFQISALIGLQIWARVSNKLNRISALNYGAIIWIISCTSALFLPSLSKVSSIEDSFLLNFDNLILFIMLIVIICLIGIGASTAYLIPWSLLPDAIDEDPEKPAGLYTAWMVLIQKIGIGLSVQVLGLLLYISGYQSCFVDKSTLNIIEQSSLAQLTIRLCIGFIPSLLVIVGLFIMRKWDQKLLTN; encoded by the coding sequence ATGCTCTCTTATGGACTTGGAGATGCAGGCACAGGTCTAGCCGCCACACAATTTGGCTTTTTCCTTTTTAGATTCTTTATTTGTTCGGCAGGTTTACCCGTTTTAATTGCAGGTTCATTACTAATGTTGATAAAAATATGGGATGCAATAAACGATCCATTAATAGGATGGTTAAGTGATAGGACAAAATCGAGATGGGGGCCAAGGATACCTTGGATGCTAATTGCTGCAGTGCCTCTAGGGATTTCTTTGGCAGCAATTTGGTGGATCCCCACAGGCCCTGTCATAAACAGAACGATATACTATACTTTGATTTCAATAATAGTAATGACTGCTTATACAAGTATTAATCTTCCTTTCGCAGCTCTATCTACAGAAATCTCAGAAAAAACTTCAATAAGAACTAGGTTAAATGCCGCAAGATTTACAGGCTCAATAATAGCTGGTTTAACTGGTTTAATAATAGCTGGAGTGGTTTTAAATTCAGAAGGATTAGCTAATAACGAATATTTTGTGATGGGCAAAATTAGCGGTTTTATAGCAGTAATAACAACCTTATTATCTTGCTGGGGACTTGCCCCATATGCAAAAAAAGCTAGACGGCCATCTGCGAAAGCGGAACCAATTAAACTTCAATTTAAAAGAATATTTAATAACAAAAAATTTCTTAAAGTGATTTCCCTTTATATTTTACTTTGGTGTGCCTTGCAGTTAATGCAAACAGTCGCGTTAATTTATGTAGAGGATGTTCTTAATGTGCCTTCAGAAATTGCTAACTGGGTTCCAATACCATTCCAAATAAGTGCCCTAATAGGATTACAAATATGGGCAAGAGTCTCAAATAAGTTGAACAGAATTTCAGCTTTAAACTATGGTGCAATTATTTGGATTATTTCTTGTACATCAGCATTATTTTTACCTTCTTTATCAAAAGTTTCTTCTATAGAAGATAGCTTTTTACTTAATTTTGATAACCTTATCCTATTCATAATGTTGATTGTCATAATCTGTTTAATTGGAATAGGAGCTTCAACCGCGTACTTAATACCTTGGTCACTACTTCCTGATGCAATAGATGAAGATCCAGAAAAACCCGCAGGCCTTTATACTGCTTGGATGGTTCTTATTCAGAAAATTGGCATTGGACTAAGTGTTCAAGTATTAGGTTTATTATTATATATATCTGGTTATCAATCATGTTTTGTGGACAAATCTACTTTAAATATTATTGAACAATCATCTTTAGCTCAATTAACCATCAGGTTGTGTATTGGTTTTATACCTTCTTTATTAGTAATAGTTGGACTATTTATAATGCGAAAGTGGGATCAAAAATTATTAACCAATTAA
- a CDS encoding PIN/TRAM domain-containing protein: MTDILVLILFVLSGAASGWLGVDLLPIDILKQVSNVEGFRIVLAIIGFFIGLAAGFVFLQLRKTFLDQIRTMPTDLLISRAVGLILGLLVANLLLAPILLIPFPREVFFAKPLAAILSNFFFGALGYKLADTHGRTLLRLFNPTNTDAYLVNEGIIPAASPKILDTSVIIDGRINGLLSCGLLEGQLIVAQSVIDELQTLADSSSNEKRGKGRRGLKLLKELRELYGRRLVINPTKYEGNGVDEKLLRITEDMAGTLITADYNLSQIAEVKELKVMNLSDLVIALRPEVQPGESLNIKIVREGKEKLQGIGYLDDGTMVVIDDAKKFVGERLDIVITGALQSPTGRMVFGKLINNPESNKSFKSPATQG; encoded by the coding sequence ATGACGGATATCTTAGTACTAATTTTATTTGTATTGTCTGGAGCGGCATCAGGATGGCTTGGGGTTGATCTTCTACCAATAGACATACTTAAACAAGTCTCTAATGTAGAAGGTTTTAGAATTGTACTAGCCATAATAGGATTTTTTATTGGATTAGCAGCAGGTTTTGTATTTTTACAGCTTAGAAAGACATTCCTTGATCAAATACGTACAATGCCTACGGATTTGTTAATAAGCAGAGCGGTAGGGTTGATTTTAGGATTACTTGTTGCAAATCTACTACTTGCTCCAATATTGTTGATTCCATTTCCAAGGGAAGTATTTTTTGCAAAACCTTTAGCAGCCATTCTTAGTAATTTTTTCTTTGGGGCACTTGGTTATAAATTAGCTGATACTCATGGCAGGACATTGTTAAGACTATTTAACCCTACTAATACTGACGCTTATTTAGTAAATGAAGGAATAATTCCAGCAGCAAGTCCAAAAATTCTTGATACTAGTGTAATTATTGATGGAAGGATAAATGGTTTATTAAGCTGTGGATTACTTGAAGGTCAATTAATTGTGGCCCAAAGTGTAATTGATGAACTACAAACCTTAGCTGACTCTAGTAGTAATGAAAAAAGAGGAAAAGGAAGAAGAGGTCTTAAATTATTAAAAGAGCTGAGAGAACTATATGGAAGGAGACTTGTAATAAACCCAACTAAATATGAGGGGAATGGGGTAGATGAAAAACTTCTAAGAATTACGGAGGATATGGCAGGTACTTTAATTACGGCAGATTATAATCTTTCCCAAATTGCAGAAGTAAAAGAATTAAAAGTTATGAATTTGAGCGATTTAGTTATAGCTTTAAGGCCAGAAGTACAGCCTGGAGAATCACTTAATATAAAAATAGTCAGAGAGGGTAAAGAAAAATTGCAAGGAATTGGATATTTAGATGATGGGACAATGGTCGTAATTGATGATGCAAAGAAATTTGTGGGAGAAAGATTAGATATAGTTATTACTGGTGCATTGCAATCGCCCACTGGAAGAATGGTATTTGGGAAATTGATAAATAATCCTGAGTCAAACAAATCTTTTAAATCTCCAGCGACACAGGGCTAA
- a CDS encoding ATP-dependent Clp protease proteolytic subunit: MPIGTPSVPYRLPGSQYERWVDIYTRLGVERILFLGQEVNDGIANSLVAQMLYLDSDDNTKPIYLYINSPGGSVTAGLAIYDTIKYVKSDVVTICVGLAASMGAFLLGAGTKGKRVALPHSRIMIHQPLGGTSQRQASDIEIEAREILRIKDMLNHSMSDMTGQSFEKIEKDTDRDYFLSAEEAKNYGLIDRVISHPSEAS; this comes from the coding sequence ATGCCAATAGGAACTCCAAGCGTGCCGTATAGACTACCAGGAAGTCAATACGAAAGATGGGTAGACATTTATACAAGATTGGGTGTTGAGAGGATTTTATTTCTCGGACAAGAAGTTAATGATGGAATTGCGAACAGCTTAGTTGCTCAAATGCTATACCTTGATTCTGATGATAATACAAAACCTATTTATCTTTACATAAACAGTCCTGGCGGATCAGTCACTGCTGGTTTAGCAATATATGACACTATCAAATACGTTAAGAGCGATGTAGTCACTATATGCGTAGGTCTTGCAGCCTCAATGGGAGCATTTTTATTGGGAGCTGGTACTAAAGGTAAAAGGGTTGCTCTTCCTCATAGTCGAATTATGATTCATCAACCACTGGGAGGGACTTCACAACGTCAGGCTAGCGATATTGAAATAGAAGCTAGAGAAATACTGAGAATTAAAGATATGTTGAATCACTCTATGTCTGATATGACAGGACAATCCTTTGAAAAAATAGAGAAAGATACTGATAGAGATTATTTTCTAAGTGCTGAAGAAGCTAAAAACTATGGGCTAATAGATAGAGTAATTTCACATCCAAGCGAGGCGAGCTAG
- the ilvC gene encoding ketol-acid reductoisomerase has translation MTQLFYDTDADLSLLKNKTIAIIGYGSQGHAHALNLKDSGMDVIVGLYKGSNSESKAINDGLKVFTVSEACEKADWIMILLPDEFQKDVYIKEIEPNLKEGKILSFAHGFNIRFELIKPPNFVDVVMIAPKGPGHTVRWEYQNGQGVPALFAVEQDYSGNARSLAMSYAKGIGGTRAGILETNFKEETETDLFGEQAVLCGGLSELVKSGFETLVEAGYQPELAYFECLHEVKLIVDLMVKGGLSQMRDSISNTAEYGDYVSGKRLINNETKKEMQKILKDIQDGTFAKNFVDECDNNKPLMTKLREENSKHEIEKVGKGLRAMFSWLK, from the coding sequence ATGACACAACTCTTTTATGACACAGATGCTGACCTAAGTCTATTAAAAAATAAAACTATCGCAATAATAGGTTACGGCTCACAAGGCCATGCACATGCTTTAAATCTTAAAGACAGTGGAATGGATGTAATAGTAGGGTTATACAAAGGTAGTAATTCTGAAAGCAAAGCTATTAATGATGGATTAAAAGTATTCACTGTTTCTGAGGCTTGTGAAAAAGCAGATTGGATTATGATTCTGCTTCCAGATGAGTTCCAAAAAGATGTTTATATCAAAGAGATAGAACCAAATTTAAAAGAAGGTAAGATATTAAGTTTTGCACATGGATTCAATATAAGATTCGAACTCATTAAGCCACCTAATTTTGTCGACGTTGTAATGATTGCACCAAAAGGGCCTGGACATACTGTTCGTTGGGAATATCAGAATGGCCAAGGAGTTCCTGCCCTATTCGCAGTTGAACAAGACTATTCAGGCAATGCGAGATCATTAGCTATGTCTTATGCCAAGGGTATTGGAGGTACAAGAGCTGGGATTCTTGAAACAAATTTCAAAGAAGAAACTGAAACAGATCTTTTTGGAGAACAGGCAGTTCTATGTGGTGGTTTATCAGAACTTGTTAAATCAGGATTTGAAACTCTCGTTGAGGCAGGATATCAACCTGAATTAGCATATTTTGAGTGTTTACATGAAGTAAAGTTAATAGTCGATCTTATGGTTAAGGGAGGATTATCTCAAATGAGAGATTCAATTTCAAATACTGCAGAATATGGTGATTATGTAAGTGGGAAAAGACTTATAAATAATGAAACAAAAAAAGAAATGCAGAAAATTTTAAAAGATATTCAAGATGGTACTTTCGCTAAGAATTTTGTAGATGAATGTGATAATAACAAACCCTTAATGACAAAATTAAGAGAAGAAAATTCTAAACACGAGATAGAAAAAGTTGGGAAAGGTCTTCGTGCTATGTTCAGTTGGCTGAAATAA
- a CDS encoding DUF3119 family protein codes for MFNTKSKLTEPVTISPSFQLPIILIILSFMLLFLNIGYWPTIVFAAFSFFLLLQSFTLRIKITNEDFIVLQLGKEIRTFPFKNWISWKFFFPIIPGIFYFREKSSPHLLPILFNPEQLKNELIKKVESLEIKNP; via the coding sequence ATGTTTAATACTAAATCAAAACTAACTGAGCCAGTAACCATCTCTCCATCTTTTCAATTACCAATAATCCTAATAATTTTAAGTTTTATGCTCCTATTCCTAAATATTGGTTATTGGCCCACCATAGTATTTGCTGCATTTAGCTTTTTTTTATTGCTTCAATCATTTACTTTAAGAATAAAAATAACCAATGAAGATTTTATAGTTTTGCAACTTGGAAAAGAAATTAGAACCTTTCCATTTAAAAATTGGATCTCTTGGAAATTCTTTTTTCCCATAATCCCCGGTATTTTTTACTTTAGAGAAAAGTCTAGTCCTCATTTATTACCTATACTATTTAATCCAGAGCAACTAAAAAACGAACTTATAAAGAAAGTTGAATCTCTGGAAATTAAAAACCCTTAA
- a CDS encoding HU family DNA-binding protein → MNKADLVNLVAARTELTKTDVSLVVDAAIETIVDSVVEGKKVSILGFGSFEPRDRSARQGLNPKTGEKIAIPAKRVPTFSAGKLFKDRVQG, encoded by the coding sequence ATGAACAAAGCTGATTTAGTAAATCTTGTAGCTGCTCGTACTGAGCTTACAAAAACAGATGTATCTTTAGTTGTTGATGCAGCTATTGAAACTATTGTTGATTCAGTAGTGGAAGGCAAAAAAGTCTCCATACTGGGATTTGGTTCTTTTGAACCAAGGGATCGTTCTGCTAGACAGGGCTTAAACCCTAAAACTGGGGAAAAAATTGCGATTCCCGCGAAAAGAGTTCCTACATTCTCAGCAGGAAAACTATTTAAGGATAGAGTTCAAGGCTAA
- the cbiB gene encoding adenosylcobinamide-phosphate synthase CbiB: MAEINLYFIFIASIGFDLLIGDPKFIIHPVQIIGIYIKQITNFFIHNFKKNKRILFWGGLFIALSTIATSFVIGKIIELMFIQSKSNLIFGILIFLGLSSCLASKSLILSVKEISNLINDNITDQKTEQIVKEKVQRIVSRDVSTASLEHLLRSSIESLTENSVDGIFGPLFWIFIGTVFIKFSIFLPGPLSLGFSYKAISTLDSMIGYKYDHYRYLGFFSAKIEDCSTFLPSRIVLLTLPLVSSKIKKYISVIKKSYSDGIKYDSPNSGISEAIFAYISNVKLGGENKYNDEIIEKPIINSNGNICSKEKINIICQLILRLQILWIITFTIIFFKI, encoded by the coding sequence TTGGCTGAAATAAATTTATATTTTATATTTATTGCCTCGATTGGGTTTGATCTTTTAATTGGTGATCCAAAGTTTATCATCCATCCTGTTCAAATAATTGGGATTTACATAAAACAAATAACTAATTTTTTTATCCATAATTTCAAGAAAAATAAGAGGATATTATTTTGGGGAGGATTATTTATTGCACTATCCACTATCGCGACAAGCTTTGTGATCGGTAAGATTATTGAATTAATGTTCATTCAATCAAAAAGCAATCTTATTTTTGGAATATTAATCTTCTTAGGCTTATCGAGTTGTTTAGCTTCAAAGAGTCTAATCTTGAGCGTAAAAGAAATTTCAAATCTTATAAACGACAACATAACTGATCAAAAAACTGAACAAATAGTTAAAGAAAAAGTTCAAAGAATTGTAAGTAGAGATGTAAGTACAGCTTCGTTAGAGCATCTTTTGAGATCAAGTATTGAAAGTCTTACAGAAAATTCAGTTGATGGGATTTTTGGTCCGCTTTTTTGGATATTTATTGGAACAGTTTTTATCAAATTTTCGATTTTTCTTCCAGGTCCTTTATCACTTGGCTTTTCATATAAAGCAATAAGTACTTTGGATTCAATGATCGGCTATAAATATGACCATTACAGATATCTAGGTTTTTTTAGTGCAAAAATTGAAGATTGTTCAACTTTCCTTCCAAGTAGAATAGTTTTATTAACATTACCTTTGGTTAGTTCTAAAATTAAAAAATATATTTCTGTCATTAAAAAAAGTTACTCTGATGGAATTAAATATGATTCTCCTAATTCTGGTATTTCAGAGGCTATTTTTGCATATATTTCCAATGTCAAATTAGGAGGTGAGAACAAGTACAATGATGAAATTATTGAAAAGCCAATTATCAATTCAAATGGTAATATTTGCTCCAAAGAAAAAATAAATATTATTTGTCAATTAATTTTAAGACTTCAAATACTTTGGATAATTACTTTTACCATAATTTTTTTTAAAATTTGA